In Nocardia sp. NBC_00403, the DNA window CCGCCGCCGTGGTGGTCCCGCTGGTCAACGTCATCTCGGTGACCGCGCTGTCGATCTACGGCGACGAGGACTCCCGCGCGCACCGGTCCGGGCCGTGGCGCGAACTTCTCGCCAACCCGCTCATCCTGGGCTGTGCCACCGGTCTGGCGCTCAACCTGCTCGGCGTCGGGCTCCCGGACGTGGCCGCCGCGCCGATCGAGCTGCTCGCCTCACCCGCACTCATGTGCGGAACCCTCGCCGCCGGGGCGGCCATCACCCTGCGACTGCGGCTGCGCGACGTCCTCGATATCGGCACGGCATCCCTCCTGAAACTGGTCGCGCTGCCGCTCGCAGCGGGTGCGCTCGCGCACGCACTCGGCGTCACCGGCGCCGCACTGGCCAGCATCGTCATCATCTGCGCGCTGCCGACCGCGCCCTCGGCCTACGTCCTCGCCACCCGCATGGGCGGCGACTCCCGGCTCATGGCCTCCATCACCGGTGTGCAGACCATCCTGGCCACCGCAACCCTGCCCGCCGTCCTCGCCTTCGCCGGAGTCATGTAGCCCGCTCGCACGCATCCGCGACTACTACTCGGTGGTGTCGAAATCCACGTACAGCATCGAAGCCGAGCGCTGCTGGGATTCGCGACCAGGCGGTATCCGAATTCGCGATCAAAGCCACCTGTCGTGGGGATACGGCGCGGAAAACATGATATCGACGCTCGAAAGACCTGCGTGCCTGTGCGCGCGACTTGGCCACAGGAACGGTGCTCTTGCCCCGACCACTCAGCACGAACGTGAGCAGTTGCAGCTCTCCGCGCCGTCGGGGTCGGTGTCGCGTCATCCTGTGTCCGGTACCGGCTCGCCCTCGCGGCGAGGGTAACGCTGGTACCAGGTGGCGTAGCGGTCGGCCAAGGGGGCGGCACTGAGACCGTGGGCCAAGACGGAGAGCCCGATGGTGATGATTGCGGTAGTCAGGAGCAGCTCTTCGTGGGGCAGCTCGCCAGGTTTCTCGAGGATGAGGATGACGAAGACGATGGTGGCGAGTCCGCGCGGGCCGAACCAGCCGAGAAAGGCGACGGTCGGTGCGCGCGGGTGCGTGCCGATCAACGACAGCGCGACGGGGACCATCCGGACGACGGTCAGGCTCAGGACCGCGTAGCCGAGCACGGCCCAGGACAGGTGGCCGAGCGCAGGACCGAGGACCGCGGCGCCGAAGACGATGAACGTCACGGCGCTGAATACGTCGCCGGCCTCGTCGAGCATGTCGTCCTCGTCCTCGTCATCGCCGCCCGGGTGGTGGTCGGCGGTGCGGTGACGGAGCGCGCCGAAGGTCAGGCCGCCGACGAACGCGGCGATGAACCCGGAGTCGCCCAGGGGCGCGGCGGTGGTGTAGGCGAGCGTGGCCGCCGCCACCGGAATGATCTTCGCCCACAACGGGTCGATGGAGTGGCGGCGGCCGGCGGTGATCAGGATCGCGGCGGCGATCGCCCCGGCCGCGAGGCCGGCGAGGGTGCCGTACCCGATCTGTTCGGTGACCAGCCGAACGGCGGCGCCGTCGCCGATGGCGTCCGCTTCGGCCTGCGCGATCGCGAGCACGATGAGGAACAGAGGCACACAGATGCCGTCGTTGAGTCCACTCTCGACATTCAATCCCTGGCGCACCCGCGACGGCAGGATCGGGAGTGTCACCACCGCCTGCCCGAGGGCAGCGTCGGTCGGGGCGAGGATCACCGCGAGCAGCAGCGCCTCGGACCAGGCGAGGTCGCCGAGTACGACCAGCGCCGCGCCGAAACCCGCCACAATGGTCAACGGCAGGCCGATTCCGAGCAGTCGGGCGGGAAGCGAGATCTCGGACCGGAGGCTGGGCAGGTTCACCTGCGAGGCGTCGGAGAACAGCACCAGCCCGAGCGTCACCTCGGCGAGCAATCTCACCGTCTCGGCGGTGGTGTGGATGCCGATCAGTCCTACCGCGTTTCCACCGAGGATCAGACCTGCGGCCGTGAAGACGATCGGGCCGGTGATCGGTGTGCCCGCGATACGACCAGAGACCGCCGAATAGGCGAGCAACACCGTGGCGATCGCCGGTAGAGCCCACGTC includes these proteins:
- a CDS encoding AEC family transporter encodes the protein MHAVTTAILPVVVVLALGGILRRRAVTDPGFWRGLEWMSYWVFTPALFVGSIARTDLGAVSLGLLALVLAVPILGTGLLVIALRRVLRADGPQLTSLVQGSIRINTYLGLVFASALHGAEGVATFAIAAAVVVPLVNVISVTALSIYGDEDSRAHRSGPWRELLANPLILGCATGLALNLLGVGLPDVAAAPIELLASPALMCGTLAAGAAITLRLRLRDVLDIGTASLLKLVALPLAAGALAHALGVTGAALASIVIICALPTAPSAYVLATRMGGDSRLMASITGVQTILATATLPAVLAFAGVM
- a CDS encoding cation:proton antiporter, which gives rise to MTWALPAIATVLLAYSAVSGRIAGTPITGPIVFTAAGLILGGNAVGLIGIHTTAETVRLLAEVTLGLVLFSDASQVNLPSLRSEISLPARLLGIGLPLTIVAGFGAALVVLGDLAWSEALLLAVILAPTDAALGQAVVTLPILPSRVRQGLNVESGLNDGICVPLFLIVLAIAQAEADAIGDGAAVRLVTEQIGYGTLAGLAAGAIAAAILITAGRRHSIDPLWAKIIPVAAATLAYTTAAPLGDSGFIAAFVGGLTFGALRHRTADHHPGGDDEDEDDMLDEAGDVFSAVTFIVFGAAVLGPALGHLSWAVLGYAVLSLTVVRMVPVALSLIGTHPRAPTVAFLGWFGPRGLATIVFVILILEKPGELPHEELLLTTAIITIGLSVLAHGLSAAPLADRYATWYQRYPRREGEPVPDTG